The following is a genomic window from Micromonospora cathayae.
CGGAGCGCCGGGCGGTACGCGCGCTGGACGCCTTCCAGCTCACCGAGTACGCCGACCGCCGCTGCAAGACCTACTCCGGCGGGCAACGGCGACGGGTCGAGATCGCCCTCGGCATCATCCACGAACCGAAGCTGGTCTTCCTGGACGAGCCCACCACCGGCCTCGACCCGCAGAGCCGCGCGCACATGTGGGACGAGATCCGGCGGCTGCGCGGCGAGGGCATGACCGTCTTCATCACCACCCACTACCTGGACGAGGCCGACGCGCTCTGCGACCGCATCGCGATCATGGACCACGGGGAGATCGTCGCCGAGGGGACACCCACCGACCTGAAACGGGAGATCTCCGGGGACGTCGTGGTGGTCGGCCTCGACCCGGCGAACACCGCCGCCGCGTACCGCCTCTTCGACGGCGAGGTGTACGTCAACCGGCTAGAGACCCTCGACGACGGCGGCCTGCGGCTCTGGGTGGACGAGGGCGCCACCACCGTCCCGCAGATCCTGCGCCGGGTCGACGGCGCCGGGCTGGACCTGCGCTCCATCCAACTGCACCGGCCCAGCCTCGACGACGTGTTCCTCACCAAGACCGGCCGCTCGCTGCGCGAGTCCTGACCCGCCGATCCCGACGCCGATCCTGACCGCCCGACGGAGAACGATCATGAAACTCGCCCGCGACACCTGGCTGATCTTCCAACGTCAACTCCGCCTGCTGCTGCGCAACCCGGTCTGGGTCTTCGTCGGCGTCTTCCAGCCGGTGATGTACCTGCTGCTGTTCGCCCCGCTGCTCAAGCCGGCCCTGAACGCCCCCACCCAGGCCGCCGCGTACAAGATCTTCGTACCCGGTCTGCTGGTGCTGCTCGCCATCTTCGGCGGCCTGTTCCAGGGCTTCGGCCTGCTCGCCGAACTCCGCGCCGGGGTGATCGAACGCTCCCGGGTCACCCCGGTCAGCCGACTCGCCCTGCTGCTCGGCCGGTCTTTGCGGGACGTGGTGTCCCTGCTCGTCCAGGCCGTCATCATCACCCTGCTGGCGCTCGCCTTCGGGCTGCGCGTCATCCTCGGCGACCTGCTGCTGGCGTACCTGATGCTCGCCCTGATCGCGCTGATGACCTCGGCCGTCTCCTACGGCGTGGCGCTCAAGGTACGCAGCGAGGAAGCCCTCGCGCCGCTGATGAACACGGTCGCCCAGCCGGTGCTGCTGCTCTCCGGCATCCTGCTGCCGCTCACCTTCGCCCCCGGCTGGTTGCAGGGCCTGGCCCGGTGGAACCCGTTCGCCTGGGCGGTCGACGGCACCCGCGCCCTGTTCGCCGGCGACCTCGGCAACGACCGGGTCTGGCAGGGCCTCGGCATCATCACCGTGCTCACCCTGCTCGCCGTCACCTGGGCCGCCCGCGCCTTCGCCCGCAGCGTCCGCTGAGTCGCGTCTGCTCCCGTAGCGTCCGCTGACCCCGGGTGCCCGGGTGCCCGGGTGCCCGGGGTGTCCGGGGGTCCGGGGTGTCCGTGTGGCCTCAGCGCACCCGGGCCAGGGTGAGACCGTCGGCGACCGGGAGCATCACCACGTCCACCCGGACGTCCGCCAGCACCTCGTCGTTGAACGCGGCGATCGCCCGGTCGTCGGCGTTCTGCGGGGCGATCACCCGGCCACCGCGCAGCACGTTGTCCACCACGATCAGCCCACCGGGCCGCATCCGGGGCACCAGCTCCGACCAGTAGACCGGGTAGCCGACCTTGTCCGCGTCGATGAACGCGAAGTCCAGGTACCGCTCGCGCGGCAACTCGTGCAACCCGTCGGCGGCCGGCCCGATCCGCAGCTCGACCCGGTCGGCCACCCCGGCCCGCTCCCAGTACCGCCGGGCCACCGAGGTGTACTCCTCGGAGATGTCGAAGCAGGTCAACCGCCCGCCATCGGCCAGCCCCCGGGCGATGGCCAGCGAGGAGAGGCCGGTGAAGGTGCCCACCTCCACTGCCTGCCGTACGCCCAACAGCCGGGTCAGGAAGGTCAGGAAGGCGGCCTGCTCCGGAGCGACCTGCATGCCCGCCTCGTCCGGCAGCACCGCCCGGGTCTCCTCGGCCAGGTCACGGACGATCTCGTCGGGCGGGCTGCCGTGCGCCACCAGGTACGCGTGCAGCTCGTCGGTGAGTGACAGCGACTTCAAGCTCATGATCGGACGCTAGCCGACCCGCGCCGCCAAACCGGCCGGACCCGCGGACGACCCGCCCCCGGAACACCGGCCAGCCCGGCAGCAGTCCGCCGTCGTTGGCCGGCCAGCCCGGCAGCATTCCTCGTGCGGCCCGGTCAGGGCCCGGCAGCAGTCCCGCCGGACGGGCCGGTCAGGGCAGCGGTTCGACGGTCTGACCACCTGGCGCGGGCCTCGTCCACAGCTCGGTGATGTCCACGTCCAGCTCGCCGAGCAGGTTACGCAGCAGCGGCAGGGAGAGACCCACCACCGTTCCGTGGTCCCCCTCGATCCGCTCCAGGAACGGGCCGCCCAGCCCGTCGATGGTGAAGGCACCCGCCACCGCCAGCGGCTCACCCGTTGCCACGTACGCCGCGATCTCCTCGTCGGTGATCTCGGCGAAGTGCACGGTGGTGGCGGCGACCGCCTCGACCCGGCTCTCCATCGCCAGGTCGATCAGGC
Proteins encoded in this region:
- a CDS encoding ATP-binding cassette domain-containing protein is translated as MIRTRGLRKSFRSRAGRGAGTVDAVRGVDLDVSAGEIFGFLGPNGAGKTTTLRMLATLIEPDGGEATVAGADLRADPAGVRRRIGYVPQGGSSWDESTAREELVLQARMYGIGKAEAERRAVRALDAFQLTEYADRRCKTYSGGQRRRVEIALGIIHEPKLVFLDEPTTGLDPQSRAHMWDEIRRLRGEGMTVFITTHYLDEADALCDRIAIMDHGEIVAEGTPTDLKREISGDVVVVGLDPANTAAAYRLFDGEVYVNRLETLDDGGLRLWVDEGATTVPQILRRVDGAGLDLRSIQLHRPSLDDVFLTKTGRSLRES
- a CDS encoding ABC transporter permease codes for the protein MKLARDTWLIFQRQLRLLLRNPVWVFVGVFQPVMYLLLFAPLLKPALNAPTQAAAYKIFVPGLLVLLAIFGGLFQGFGLLAELRAGVIERSRVTPVSRLALLLGRSLRDVVSLLVQAVIITLLALAFGLRVILGDLLLAYLMLALIALMTSAVSYGVALKVRSEEALAPLMNTVAQPVLLLSGILLPLTFAPGWLQGLARWNPFAWAVDGTRALFAGDLGNDRVWQGLGIITVLTLLAVTWAARAFARSVR
- a CDS encoding O-methyltransferase, giving the protein MSLKSLSLTDELHAYLVAHGSPPDEIVRDLAEETRAVLPDEAGMQVAPEQAAFLTFLTRLLGVRQAVEVGTFTGLSSLAIARGLADGGRLTCFDISEEYTSVARRYWERAGVADRVELRIGPAADGLHELPRERYLDFAFIDADKVGYPVYWSELVPRMRPGGLIVVDNVLRGGRVIAPQNADDRAIAAFNDEVLADVRVDVVMLPVADGLTLARVR